From Lycium ferocissimum isolate CSIRO_LF1 unplaced genomic scaffold, AGI_CSIRO_Lferr_CH_V1 ctg18087, whole genome shotgun sequence:
GCCATAACACTTTAACCGATGCTACATCCTTtgttctcaaccttctaacttgacgATCTAAAATCTGAACTGgctcttcttcataagacaatgcCTCATTAATTTCAATCTGTTCATGATTCAACACATGGGAAGGATCGGGTTTGTACAATCTCAATATCGAAATGTGAAACATCGGATGAACCATGGACATCTCAGCCGGTAATCTCAACTCGTAAGCTACCTTCCCAACCCTTTTCATAATCTCGTAAGGACCAATAtagcgaggactaagcttgcccttcataggtgacactttcaagaaaatcTTGTCACCAACAGCAAATTCCAATTCCCTACGCCTCATGTCCGTATAAGACATTTGTCTACTCTGTGCGGTCTTTAGTCGCTGCACCATAAGATTTACCTTCTCGATCGCCTCATAAAATGAATCAGGGCCCAACAACTCTACTTCCGTTagttcaaaccaaccaattggagaccgacaacgcctcccataaagagcctcataaggagccatctgaatactcgctcgatagctattgttgtaagcGAATTTCACCAAAGGTaggtgttcatcccaacttcctccaaaatcgATTGCACaggctcgtagcatatctccaaagtctgaatagttctctctgcctgcccgtcagtttgaggatgaaaggcgGTGCTCAATTTCACCTAGTTCCCGGCCTTTCGAAAGGATGTCCAAAATGAGCAGAAATTGCGTACCTACATCTGTCAGATATAATCGATGTAAGAACACCATGCAATCTAACTATCTCTTTTAGATATAACTTAGCGTAGTCCGCCGCTGTATATGACGTCTTCACAGGGagaaaatgggcagactttgtgagtctatccatgATAACCCAAATCGAGTCAAAATTGACCTTTGTGCGGGGTAAccccacaacgaaatccatgtTGTTCTCCTCCCACTTCCATTGTGGAAtctcaatattctgagccaggcctccaggcctttgatgttcagccttCACCTGTTGACGgttcaaacacttagccacaaagttagaaatattaACCTTCATGCTTTTCCACCAgtagtgttgtttcaaatctttatacattttggtggatcccggatgaaccgaatacttggaactatgagcttctatcattaattcttgtcgaagaccatcaacatcaggaacacacaatcgTCCTTGCAACCGCAGAACACTATCACCAGTACCCACAGTAAAGGAAGTGTACTCAATAGGGGATGGGTATGGTGCGGGAATGATCAATATTGAATGAGAactcaccttagggttagagagacttttctagggttcttttccttagaaatattgatttgaaacaAAGTGGGAAATAACACAATGAATTAGGACTTAAAGGAAATTCGAAATCAGAAAATAACTCCCGATCCGTGCTGAGTTCGCGTCGCGTTCAACACTTGatcatgtttttattttggtcTGCAGCTAAGTTTTTCGTGCTGGGTCCGCGACGCAGGCccaacacattttttttcttttttgacaatTGACCTTCGCTTAGTAAAACGATCAcaactttttgtacataacaTTTCTAGGGCTGGAtgacctaccattggaaagctatttcaaagagcTACAACTTTAgtcaaggaagtttttccaaattcacaacatattttcatgaaaattgccTAAAaaacagacctaccaaaacttaggccaatttaagagcccttaagaacttcaattgttg
This genomic window contains:
- the LOC132042812 gene encoding uncharacterized protein LOC132042812 codes for the protein MRRRELEFAVGDKIFLKVSPMKGKLSPRYIGPYEIMKRVGKVAYELRLPAEMSMVHPMFHISILRLYKPDPSHVLNHEQIEINEALSYEEEPVQILDRQVRRLRTKDVASVKVLWRNHNTEEVTWEAEEDMKKRYPHLFLLR